One Camelina sativa cultivar DH55 chromosome 3, Cs, whole genome shotgun sequence genomic window carries:
- the LOC104776795 gene encoding U3 small nucleolar RNA-associated protein 4-like, producing MFEYKCSSIDWKPSPVVALATSSDGSQVAAAREDGSLEVWLVSPGASSWHCQLSIHGDPKSRISHLAWFGTGSKSSSSARLFSSSIDGSISEWDLFDLKQKIVLESIGVSIWQIALAPLSTEPEGKEAKLIQNGYLSEKSDDEEESGVEDDSEFEEVDEKAGALDRHLAAACDDGCVRIYYISDSDKLTYYRSLPRVSGRALSVTWSSDAQRIFSGSSDGLIRCWDANLCREVFRITVGLGGLGNGSELCIWSLLSLRCGVLVSGDSTGSVQFWDSQHGTLLQAHSNHKGDVNALAAAPTHNRVFSAGADGQVILYKLSGGTFESQDVKPSSTQKWDYIGCVRAHTHDIRALTVAVPISWEGSRPDINAKVTSPKQRRKEKPVGFSYHKWAHLGVPMLISAGDDAKLYAYSVQKFTKFPPHDICPAPQRVPMQMVHNTVFNQTSLLLVQESCSLDILRIHISNDSSGRVSTKPLVRVKSKDARKIICSAISNRGSVFAYSDQIRPSLFELKKTKLGKNPWSASRKRLPNLPFAHSMVFSCDSSRLIIAGHDRRIYILDLGSMDLLHSFTPRQDGKEGESPREPPITKLYSSSNDDWLAAINCFGDIYVVNLETQRQHWFISRLDGASVAAAGFHPRNNSVLVISTSSNQVFALDVEARELSKWSPLQTFCLPKSYQEFPGEVVGLSFSPSPSSSSVIIYSSRAKCLIEFGMPAEQDEETDLPCNLSEKLEGKLASIGIKLGNGAQKRSLEEYQKESKSNKRKKFEMVTSKHPVPYLRHLSKSAILVIEKPWMEVIKDLDTQPVHRHIFGT from the exons ATGTTTGAGTACAAGTGCAGCTCCATCGATTGGAAACCATCTCCGGTGGTAGCTCTTGCTACCAGCTCCGACGGCTCTCAGGTCGCTGCAGCTCGAGAGGATGGTTCTCTTGAGGTTTGGCTCGTCTCTCCCGGTGCTTCCTCCTGGCACTGTCAACTT AGCATCCATGGAGATCCAAAATCGAGAATCTCGCACCTTGCGTGGTTTGGTACTGGTTCTAAAAGTTCGTCTTCCGCTAGATTGTTTTCTTCGAGCATCGATGGCTCAATTTCGGAGTGGGATCTTTTTGACTTGAAGCAGAAG ATCGTCCTAGAGTCAATTGGAGTATCAATCTGGCAAATAGCATTGGCACCTCTTTCAACTGAACCAGAAGGTAAAGAAGCTAAGCTGATTCAGAACGGGTACTTGAGTGAGAAATCAGATGACGAGGAGGAAAGTGGAGTTGAAGATGATTCAGAGTTTGAGGAGGTTGATGAGAAAGCGGGGGCCTTGGATAGGCATCTTGCTGCTGCCTGTGATGATGGCTGCGTGAGGATTTATTATATCTCTGATTCAGACAAGTTAACCTACTATAGATCTTTGCCTAGGGTCAGTG GTCGTGCTTTAAGTGTGACGTGGAGTTCGGACGCACAGAGAATCTTTTCAGGCAGTAGTGATGG GCTGATAAGGTGCTGGGATGCTAATCTCTGCCGTGAGGTATTTAGAATCACTGTTGGACTTGGAGGACTGGGAAATGGTTCTGAGCTCTGCATTTGGTCACTTCTTTCATTAAG GTGTGGAGTTCTTGTTAGTGGAGATAGTACAGGAAGTGTCCAGTTTTGGGATAGCCAGCATGGAACCCTGTTACAGGCGCATTCTAATCACAAGGGTGATGTCAATGCCCTTGCAGCAGCCCCAACTCATAACCGGGTGTTTTCTGCAGGCGCTGATGGACAG GTTATTCTATATAAGCTCTCTGGTGGTACATTTGAATCGCAAGATGTTAAACCTTCTTCCACTCAGAAGTGGGATTATATCGGTTGTGTAAGGGCTCATACACATGACATCAGGGCTCTAACTGTCGCAGTGCCAATAAGTTGGGAAG GTTCCCGTCCAGACATTAATGCAAAAGTAACAAGTCCGAAACAGCGCAGGAAAGAGAAGCCGGTTGGTTTCAGTTACCATAAATGGGCACATTTGGGGGTTCCGATGCTCATTTCAGCTGGTGATGATGCAAAGCTTTATGCATACTCGGTTCAAAAGTTCACTAAGTTCCCTCCACATGATATATGTCCTGCGCCTCAGAGAGTACCCATGCAGATGGTACATAATACAGTGTTCAATCAGACTTCTCTTCTCTTGGTTCAGGAATCTTGTTCTTTAGATATTCTTCGTATTCACATAAGTAATGATTCTAGTGGGCGTGTCTCCACCAAGCCATTGGTTcgtgttaaaagtaaagatgcCCGGAAGATCATATGCAGTGCAATTTCTAACAGAGGATCAGTTTTTGCTTATTCTGATCAAATTCGCCCAAGTCTGTTTGAGTTGAAGAAAACTAAACTTGGAAAGAATCCATGGAGTGCCAGTAGAAAGCGACTTCCGAATCTTCCGTTTGCTCATTCCATGGTTTTCAGCTGTGACTCCTCTCGGCTGATAATTGCTGGACATGATAGAAGGATATAT ATTCTTGACTTGGGTAGCATGGACCTATTACATTCTTTTACTCCACGCCAGGATGGGAAGGAAGGTGAATCTCCTCGCGAGCCTCCAATCACAAAATTGTATAGTAGCTCCAATGATGATTGGTTAGCTGCTATCAATTGTTTTGGGGACATATATGTGGTCAACCTGGAAACGCAGAG GCAGCATTGGTTCATATCAAGGCTTGATGGTGCATCTGTTGCAGCGGCTGGTTTTCATCCCAGGAACAACAGTGTGCTTGTGATCTCGACATCTTCAAACCAGGTCTTTGCGTTGGACGTGGAGGCTAGAGAGTTAAGCAAGTGGTCACCACTGCAGACTTTTTGTTTGCCAAAGAGCTACCAAGAATTTCCTGGTGAGGTCGTAGGACTCTCATTCTCGCCATCACCAAGTTCTTCGTCTGTAATCATTTACAGCTCCAG AGCTAAGTGTTTGATTGAATTTGGGATGCCGGCTGAGCAAGACGAAGAAACGGATTTGCCATGCAACCTGTCTGAAAAGCTAGAAGGTAAACTTGCAAGCATTGGTATTAAACTGGGGAATGGTGCTCAAAAACGTAGTTTAGAGGAGTATCAAAAAGAGAGCAAGAGTAACAAGAGAAAGAAGTTTGAAATGGTAACTTCAAAGCACCCAGTTCCATATTTAAGGCATCTATCAAAAAGTGCAATTTTGGTTATAGAGAAACCATGGATGGAGGTTATCAAGGATTTGGATACACAACCAGTTCACAGACATATATTTGGGACATAA